From a single Canis aureus isolate CA01 chromosome 5, VMU_Caureus_v.1.0, whole genome shotgun sequence genomic region:
- the LOC144313957 gene encoding uncharacterized protein LOC144313957 isoform X2, whose translation MRPLPDASPLPARPPGGAHPPALTPHPWLGGGGCCGTRRVAAAAATTTVAVAVGQTLGGLGPGSWGTRVYQKKSNQIPSIVKHWDLPSKDTGNKHRHRCQKALRKHLARQNELEPSRGSLTDSGNEGGINSGADSNEPKKVALAVLGPFSTQVQNQGRFICEGPFYRHISRLRSPLSLKVVSKIHQGKNQDNPPWEKYK comes from the exons ATGCGCCCCCTCCCTGATGCCAgccccctgcccgcccgcccgccaggCGGCGCCCACCCGCCGGCCCTCACCCCACACccctggttggggggggggggatgttgtGGGACGCGCCGCGTCGCAGCTGCTGCCGCCACCACCACTGTGGCTGTCGCTGTTGGCCAGACCCTGGGCGGCCTCGGCCCAGGGAGTTGGGGGACCAGGG TCTACCAAAAGAAGTCAAACCAAATTCCGTCTATTGTAAAGCACTGGGACCTCCCTTCCAAGGACACGGGAAACAAGCATAGACACCGCTGCCAAAAAGCTCTCCGAAAGCACCTGGCCCGACAGAACGAATTAGAACCCTCAAGAGGGTCCCTCACAGACAGCGGAAATGAAGGTGGCATTAATTCAGGGGCAGACAGCAACGAGCCAAAGAAAGTTGCCCTAGCCGTACTTGGGCCTTTCTCTACCCAAGTTCAGAATCAAGGCAGATTTATTTGTGAGGGTCCCTTCTACAGACATATCAGCCGCCTCCGGAGCCCACTGTCGCTCAAAG TGGTGAGTAAAATACATCAAGGGAAAAATCAAGATAATCCTCCCTGGGAAAAATACAAG taa
- the LOC144313957 gene encoding uncharacterized protein LOC144313957 isoform X1, translating into MRPLPDASPLPARPPGGAHPPALTPHPWLGGGGCCGTRRVAAAAATTTVAVAVGQTLGGLGPGSWGTRVYQKKSNQIPSIVKHWDLPSKDTGNKHRHRCQKALRKHLARQNELEPSRGSLTDSGNEGGINSGADSNEPKKVALAVLGPFSTQVQNQGRFICEGPFYRHISRLRSPLSLKVITIPKVGLKLTTSRSRVTCSSD; encoded by the exons ATGCGCCCCCTCCCTGATGCCAgccccctgcccgcccgcccgccaggCGGCGCCCACCCGCCGGCCCTCACCCCACACccctggttggggggggggggatgttgtGGGACGCGCCGCGTCGCAGCTGCTGCCGCCACCACCACTGTGGCTGTCGCTGTTGGCCAGACCCTGGGCGGCCTCGGCCCAGGGAGTTGGGGGACCAGGG TCTACCAAAAGAAGTCAAACCAAATTCCGTCTATTGTAAAGCACTGGGACCTCCCTTCCAAGGACACGGGAAACAAGCATAGACACCGCTGCCAAAAAGCTCTCCGAAAGCACCTGGCCCGACAGAACGAATTAGAACCCTCAAGAGGGTCCCTCACAGACAGCGGAAATGAAGGTGGCATTAATTCAGGGGCAGACAGCAACGAGCCAAAGAAAGTTGCCCTAGCCGTACTTGGGCCTTTCTCTACCCAAGTTCAGAATCAAGGCAGATTTATTTGTGAGGGTCCCTTCTACAGACATATCAGCCGCCTCCGGAGCCCACTGTCGCTCAAAG taatcactatacccaaggtggggctcaaactcacgacctcgagatcaagagtcacatgctcttccgactga
- the IGIP gene encoding IgA-inducing protein homolog has product MCSYYHMKKRSVSGCNITILAVMCSHLSAGNSPCGNQANVLCISRLEFVQYQS; this is encoded by the coding sequence atgtgcagttatTATCACATGAAGAAGCGCAGTGTGTCGGGCTGTAATATAACCATACTTGCTGTCATGTGCTCCCATCTCAGTGCTGGGAACTCACCATGTGGAAACCAAGCAAATGTGTTGTGCATCAGCCGGCTTGAGTTTGTTCAATATCAAAGCTGA
- the PURA gene encoding transcriptional activator protein Pur-alpha, translating into MADRDSGSEQGGAALGSGGSLGHPGSGSGSGGGGGGGGGGGGSGGGGGGAPGGLQHETQELASKRVDIQNKRFYLDVKQNAKGRFLKIAEVGAGGNKSRLTLSMSVAVEFRDYLGDFIEHYAQLGPSQPPDLAQAQDEPRRALKSEFLVRENRKYYMDLKENQRGRFLRIRQTVNRGPGLGSTQGQTIALPAQGLIEFRDALAKLIDDYGVEEEPAELPEGTSLTVDNKRFFFDVGSNKYGVFMRVSEVKPTYRNSITVPYKVWAKFGHTFCKYSEEMKKIQEKQREKRAACEQLHQQQQQQQEETAAATLLLQGEEEGEED; encoded by the coding sequence ATGGCGGACCGAGACAGCGGCAGCGAGCAGGGTGGTGCGGCGCTGGGCTCGGGCGGCTCCCTGGGGCAcccgggctcgggctcgggctccggcggGGGCGGTggtggcggcgggggcggcggcggcagtggcggcggcggcggcggggccccgggggggcTGCAGCACGAGACGCAGGAGCTGGCCTCCAAGCGGGTGGACATCCAGAACAAGCGCTTCTACCTGGACGTGAAGCAGAACGCCAAGGGCCGCTTCCTGAAGATCGCTGAGGTGGGCGCGGGCGGCAACAAGAGCCGCCTCACTCTCTCCATGTCAGTGGCCGTGGAGTTCCGCGACTACCTGGGCGACTTCATCGAGCACTACGCGCAGCTGGGCCCCAGCCAGCCTCCCGACCTGGCCCAGGCGCAGGACGAGCCGCGCCGGGCGCTCAAGAGCGAGTTCCTGGTGCGCGAGAACCGCAAGTACTACATGGATCTCAAGGAGAACCAGCGCGGCCGCTTCCTGCGCATCCGCCAGACGGTCAACCGGGGGCCCGGCCTGGGCTCCACACAGGGCCAGACCATTGCGCTGCCCGCACAGGGGCTCATCGAGTTCCGCGACGCTCTGGCCAAGCTCATCGATGACTACGGAGTGGAGGAGGAGCCGGCCGAGCTGCCCGAGGGCACCTCCTTGACTGTGGACAACAAGCGCTTCTTCTTCGATGTGGGCTCCAACAAGTACGGCGTGTTTATGCGAGTGAGCGAGGTGAAGCCCACCTACCGCAACTCCATCACCGTGCCCTACAAGGTGTGGGCCAAGTTCGGACACACCTTCTGCAAGTACTCGGAGGAGATGAAGAAGATtcaagagaagcagagggagaagcgagctgCCTGTGAGCAGCTCcaccaacagcagcagcagcagcaggaggagaccGCCGCTGCCACCCTGTTGCTGCAGggtgaggaagaaggggaagaagattga